Proteins found in one Muntiacus reevesi chromosome 2, mMunRee1.1, whole genome shotgun sequence genomic segment:
- the TMEM86B gene encoding lysoplasmalogenase TMEM86B, whose protein sequence is MQATVGGRRSHMDARKEGLPWRPRFSAQHPQLRVGLGLLPFFLACAVYLLAQSSTDQPSRASALLKSLPVLYLAGFLGTAHPGGGYRSLLQGALLCSAVGDACLVWPEAFLHGMAAFGLAQLLYLRAFGLAPLKAGLLPPVLLVAAPYFGFLLPHLPPHLVWPLLAYSTALAAMLWRALARGGSARWGALLFLLSDAVLAWNTFFHPLPHGHLLVMTTYYPAQMLIALSAFQSPRLKSH, encoded by the exons ATGCAGGCCACTGTGGGGGGCCGCAGATCCCACATGGACGCCCGGAAGGAGGGGCTGCCCTGGAGACCTCGCTTCTCAGCTCAA CACCCACAGCTGCGCGTGGGCCTGGGGCTGCTCCCGTTCTTCCTTGCCTGTGCCGTCTACCTCCTCGCCCAGAGCTCCACGGACCAGCCCTCCAGGGCCAGCGCCCTGCTCAAGAGCCTGCCCGTCCTCTACCTGGCGGGGTTCCTGGGGACCGCGCACCCTGGCGGGGGCTACCGCTCGCTCCTGCAGGGGGCCCTGCTGTGCTCGGCCGTGGGGGACGCCTGCCTCGTCTGGCCTGAGGCCTTTCTCCACG gcaTGGCTGCCTTCGGCCTGGCCCAGCTGCTCTACCTCCGCGCCTTCGGCCTCGCGCCCCTGAAGGCTGGCCTCCTCCCGCCCGTCCTCCTGGTTGCTGCCCCCTACTTCGGGTTCCTGCTTCCTCACCTCCCGCCCCACCTGGTCTGGCCTCTGCTGGCTTACTCCACAGCCCTGGCCGCCATGCTGTGGCGCGCCCTGGCCCGGGGTGGGAGTGCCCGCTGGGGTGCCCTGCTCTTCCTGCTTTCAGACGCCGTGCTGGCCTGGAACACCTTCTTCCACCCGCTGCCCCACGGCCACCTGCTGGTCATGACCACCTACTACCCCGCCCAGATGCTCATCGCCCTGTCGGCCTTCCAGAGCCCCAGGCTCAAGTCCCACTGA